AATTTCCTTGAAGAAGTGGTTGACCTGGTACACAAAGTACAATTGGGCTACAACGAAAATTTAAAAGAACTGCAGGAAAAAGGCATGCTTCCGCTGTTTGATGCCGGTTACATAAACATGGGTCGCCAGTACCTTACCATTGGTGTAAACGGCCTGGTTGAAGCCGCAGAATTCCTTGGAATTGAAATAAACGACAATCCTGATTACGCAGCATTTACCAGCGAAGTACTTGGTTTAATTGAAACATACAATAAAAAATACCGCACAAAAGACACCTTGTTCAATTGCGAAATGATTCCGGCCGAAAACGTGGGCGTAAAACATGCCAAGTGGGATCGTGAAGATGGTTATTTTGTTCCGCGAGATTGTTACAACAGCTATTTCTATGTTGTAGAAGACGAGTCATTGAATGTAATTGATAGATTCAAGGTTCACGGGAAAAAATACATCGAACACCTAACCGGGGGCTCTGCATTACATATGAATTTAGAGGAACATTTAAGTGCTGCTCAATATCGCCAGCTAATTCGGGTAGCTGCCAAAGAAGGTTGCAATTATTTCACCTTTAATATTCCGAATACCATTTGCAATGAATGTGGCCATATCGACAAGCGGTATCTAAAAGAATGCCCAAATTGTAAGACTGAAAATATCGACTATTTAACCCGTATTATTGGTTACATGAAAAGAGTGAGCAGCTTCTCTGATGCACGCCAGAAAGAAGCTGCAAAACGCTATTACGCTCAAAAAAATAAGGAAGAAAAAGTGGAAGAATATGCTTAAATATTACAACTACGATATCGTTTTTCAGGAAATTCCGAACGAAGTTACACTGGCAGTAAATATTACCAATTGCCCGAATCGGTGTAAAGGCTGCCACAGTCCGCATTTGCAGAAAGATATTGGCGAAGAACTGAACGAAGTGCAAATCGTTTCCTTGATGAAAAAATACGCCTCATCCATCACCTGTTTTTGTTTTATGGGCGGAGATGGCGATCCTCAAAGAGTAGCAGAATTGG
This is a stretch of genomic DNA from uncultured Draconibacterium sp.. It encodes these proteins:
- the nrdG gene encoding anaerobic ribonucleoside-triphosphate reductase activating protein, with translation MLKYYNYDIVFQEIPNEVTLAVNITNCPNRCKGCHSPHLQKDIGEELNEVQIVSLMKKYASSITCFCFMGGDGDPQRVAELANFIRLHYPETKTAWYSGCARLPEAFDSTNFQYIKLGGYVENLGNLKSDTTNQHLFEIQQDGFMKDVSYLFH